CCACGAACAGCTAGAGTTCTGCATGACCCGAGCCAGGTACCGACAAGGACGCAAGCTGACTGCTGTCCGCGTTTACACAGTTAATGATGAGTCCAATTACCTCATTGTCAATGGCGTCCCAGCTATAAAGATAAGTAATGAACTAGAGACGTTGTGCCATCGATATGGCGAAATAGAATTTCTCCAATTGCTACCCGACTACCCTCATGAAGATTATGTGGAAGTTTATTTGGTAAAATTCAGATTTCTGAAAAATGCTAGATTTGCCAAGAAACAACTGGATGGAAAGTCATTTTATGGACATGTGTTACATGTGTGCTATGCCCCAGAGCTGGAAACTGTGGATGAGACCAGGGAGAAGTTGCAGGACAGACGGAAGACCATAGCAGCTCTCACCAGATACCGTCAAGACACTGGTGAATTGAACCTTATTAGAAAGCCAAGAGTGATGCCTCCTACAGCTGCTCGATACATTAACCAATTGAGACCTGACCTGAGGGAGGAAACTTTAGACAGGCTACATTACCGAGTGGACGAACCTGCGACAAGCAATACTGAATTGGGTCAAGAGGTGCAGAGATTTGGTAATCGAGAGTCATGGACTTTATCGGACTCCAGTGAAGCATGTGCTAGAATACCAAATGAGGATGAAGGGGCAGCTGCTTCACCTGTCATACCAAAAGAGAATTCAGGTCCCTATAAGGCCTTGGGGGATACTGCTAAACCCAAAGAGGAATGTCATAGTAAGaatttaagagaaaaaaagagatcaaGTGAATTCTACACTATatcaacaaaaaaaatcaaactctTTGGAAAGAAAACCTTGCTCTCCTTTAAGCAAGACTAATATGTAACTATAATTTCTCAGCATTATGTAAGGCTTTATATTTTTAAATtgtataaataaattaaaatcatTTAGGTTCccctgtttttcattttcatgGTTTTCATTTGTCGTTtcctgaaatgaaaaaaagattacTTGCTAATAGACAACCTGACAAGTTTCTCTTTTAGTATGCATCAGCTTAGATTACAGAGATATATATGAGTTAAATTTGTTTATACAGAAGATAGCCGCAGTCAAAGAAAAGAGTGGACAGTTACAGATGATGTACCAATGAGCATTCAAGTTATCACCATATGAGATGAGAGGACATGGAGCTGAATGACAAAGAGCCAGCTAGCACTTCTGACATAGTCATGTAGAGAATTGTCTTCAACATGCACTACAATACAgaacagtctgttcatgcatagtgagaacattgaaatcttggaaaatttcatatACCTTAGTAGCGTAATTCAGAACAGTGGGTCTCTCTAGGAAGTCATACGGCAGACTGGGTTGGCCCAGTGTTCTGGACTTGTTCAGTATGAGTATATGGTGTTGTCAATACCTGTGTAGGAAAACAAAAGGGGGTgaaacatggacactaaatagttaCTTAGAGAGACGGATTGATGCCTCTGGTAAAGTGTCCATGCAGAATCATAGGATATCACTAGAATGCCTTTGTGTCCAACCAGCAACTACTCCGCGAGACTGATTCCACATATATTATCCACTTAGTTCGTCAGTGCCAACTCAGGCTAAAGAGGCATGTGACCCATTACCAAGAAACTGACCCTGATCATCGGGTTGTTACAgttagagacaatcctgagtggaagaGGCCAAAGGGATGCccacagagtttgtgacttgagcaagtcagTACATCCTGCCAGGAGGAGATccttaggatgggaagggggcctgcatggaaacTTGGCTGGAGGAACCCCCGAGCTTGctgttgtagggtgggtgaggagaAGCACCCCcgggcgtatgcccccattgattgattgattgaatatgCAGCTTTGAATCTCATGTAAGCTTTCACTCATTCTTCACGAGTATTGAGCGTTCATCAGTCGGGAATGGCTTTGAAGAAACACTCCTATATAATagaccacccaccacccacccctatTTTACTTAGATAGAAATACTCTTGACTATCTTTTACTATGCCAGAGGGAATATGTTGAAATATtttatggcgccactataaacactcgcctgcgccagaacgggctgggccgaccatcaggccccacctggaagaagccttgggccgaccatcaggccccaccgggaagatgcctaccggcgcatcaggcaacaacgtaaaaaaaaaaaattaaaaaaaataaaaaaacttttGTGGTGGTTAAAAAAacatttattataattatcatattgttatcattattactttgttATCATTACCATTACTAATTATATATAACTACAAAAGGCTTCATAACATTACAAGACACtggaataaaagaatggaaatttTAAGGTCTAGGCTTATGGATTCTGAGAGAAAATGAAACCTGAGAAGTATTTATGAAATCTAACACTGAGATAAAAATACATAATCCCATGTATTGCTAAACTGACTAACAGAAAATGGCTGAAAAAAGGTAGCTATCTTACGTCAGGAACTACTGTAGTGTGAAGCTTGTATATTTAATTAAATATAATCCACACATGTTTACTAATTTAATATTTCATGTACATTCAAACATTTGAAACCTTATTGATTTGCAGTAGACtgaaaagaaaattgaagtaTTTACTGAAAAATGTGAACACATATAAATATTTTATTTAAGTTCTGAAAGTATTAAAAGCAACAATATATATACTTGATATTATGTTCTGTCAGCACAACTACATACACAACCTTAAACTGGTAGTAAACCATTGTGGATAAAATGCATCATAAACAATACTCTTCCTTGGGTCAAATCTGCCAAGACTCCCTGAGATCATTTCACATGACCTAAATACCAACTCATTTAAATCTTTACAgtaattatataattatattaAGACTACAGTTCCTAAAGTGAGTACAAAATACTTTGTCACCATCACACTTTTCTGACAATGgttagtcatatatatatatataatagtttcACCACATACAAAAGAGCATCTTTGCTGTTCACTCATCTACTGAGAAAAATTTGTAAAGGGAAGGTCCCTCAGCACATCTTATTAACTGGGGTCTGCAGCCTGGACCGCTGCATCCCTGAGGGCAGAAAGCACCACTGGGGGAAAGTGATGCCGCATCATGAAGGGCGAGATAAGGATTTGTGAGAACTCCTTGGGCTCGCCCCAAGTGAACTCCCATTCACCCACACTGCCCTCCAACCTGATAATATGGATGAAAGACCAAATGTTAGAGGTTCTTTAATGAGATCAAAATTAGATATGAGGCCCCGTGAACCAAAAGGAGCTAAgggacaaaatgaaaaaaaatgagttacCTGCTTCTACACATTCTACAGACTGTAACACTATAGATCCCTCTATCTTAGTCCAAAGCATGATAAATTTTACCTTAgatcagaaaaacaaaaaaatgaaaatctcTTTAGAAATCATGTGCAGATGATGCCGAGCCAGAGAGAGATAAGCCATCACACTGCATCTAACCAATGATGTGCTTTTATTTTCCATGACAACAGCAGCTTTCACCCAGTCACACAATGTG
The DNA window shown above is from Eriocheir sinensis breed Jianghai 21 chromosome 15, ASM2467909v1, whole genome shotgun sequence and carries:
- the LOC126998807 gene encoding uncharacterized protein LOC126998807; this encodes MTLATAATVPKLPHHEQLEFCMTRARYRQGRKLTAVRVYTVNDESNYLIVNGVPAIKISNELETLCHRYGEIEFLQLLPDYPHEDYVEVYLVKFRFLKNARFAKKQLDGKSFYGHVLHVCYAPELETVDETREKLQDRRKTIAALTRYRQDTGELNLIRKPRVMPPTAARYINQLRPDLREETLDRLHYRVDEPATSNTELGQEVQRFGNRESWTLSDSSEACARIPNEDEGAAASPVIPKENSGPYKALGDTAKPKEECHSKNLREKKRSSEFYTISTKKIKLFGKKTLLSFKQD